One part of the Desulfovibrio sp. genome encodes these proteins:
- a CDS encoding phosphoribosylaminoimidazolesuccinocarboxamide synthase yields the protein MKVVVKTEISAYPLLSRGKVRDIYDVDEKTLLIVTTDRMSAFDVIMNEPIPYKGVILNQITLFWMEKFKDIIPNHLVESDVNRFPAALAPWKDELEGRAVIVRKAKPLPVECIVRGYITGSGWKDYKATGSVCGYKLPANLRESDKLEPALFTPSTKAELGKHDENISVAQAAELLGAETAAQVERTTLAIYEAGRTYAAGRGIIVADTKFEFGFIDGKLHLIDEVLTPDSSRFWPADQYKPGQGQPSFDKQYLRDWLEKQPWNKQPPPPALPEEIIKATANRYQEAYDILTK from the coding sequence ATGAAAGTCGTGGTAAAAACCGAGATCAGCGCCTATCCCCTGCTTTCACGCGGGAAAGTGCGTGATATCTATGATGTGGACGAAAAAACCCTGCTCATTGTCACCACTGACCGCATGTCGGCCTTTGATGTGATCATGAACGAGCCCATCCCCTACAAGGGCGTGATCCTTAACCAGATCACTCTGTTCTGGATGGAAAAGTTCAAGGATATCATTCCCAACCACTTGGTCGAAAGCGACGTAAACCGCTTTCCCGCTGCCCTTGCCCCCTGGAAGGACGAGCTCGAAGGCCGCGCCGTTATCGTGCGCAAGGCCAAGCCCCTGCCTGTGGAATGCATTGTTCGCGGTTACATCACCGGCTCTGGATGGAAGGACTACAAGGCCACTGGATCGGTGTGCGGCTACAAGCTGCCCGCCAACCTGCGCGAATCGGACAAGCTTGAACCCGCGCTGTTCACTCCCTCGACCAAGGCCGAACTGGGCAAGCACGATGAGAACATCAGCGTAGCCCAGGCTGCGGAACTGCTGGGTGCCGAAACCGCGGCCCAGGTCGAACGCACCACGCTTGCCATTTACGAGGCAGGGCGCACCTATGCCGCTGGTCGCGGTATTATCGTGGCCGACACCAAGTTTGAATTTGGTTTCATCGACGGCAAGCTCCATCTTATTGATGAGGTGCTTACGCCCGATTCTTCGCGTTTCTGGCCTGCCGACCAGTACAAGCCCGGTCAGGGCCAGCCCAGCTTTGACAAGCAGTACCTGCGCGACTGGCTTGAAAAGCAGCCCTGGAACAAGCAGCCCCCGCCGCCTGCTCTGCCTGAAGAGATCATCAAGGCCACGGCGAACCGCTACCAGGAAGCTTACGACATTCTCACAAAGTAA
- a CDS encoding enoyl-ACP reductase, translated as MLLQGKKALILGLANNRSIAYGIANALKEQGARLAFNYVGEAIKKRVEPLSEELGGEFTFQCDVCDDAQIQSAADLVKEKWGDLDILVHSVAYANREDLGGRFVDTSREGFRLALDVSAYSLTGVCRAFEPLLHEGSSVLTMTYHGSTQVIPGYNVMGVAKAALEASVRYLACDFGTKGIRVNAISAGPIKTLAASAVSSMKDLCNIVDRNAPLHRNVTTGDVGGTALFLASDLAHAVTGQVVYVDSGFSTIGVMS; from the coding sequence ATGCTGCTGCAAGGAAAGAAAGCTCTTATACTGGGTTTGGCCAACAACAGAAGCATTGCCTACGGCATTGCCAACGCTCTTAAAGAACAGGGCGCGCGCCTTGCCTTCAACTATGTGGGCGAAGCCATCAAGAAGCGTGTTGAACCCCTGAGCGAAGAGCTCGGTGGTGAATTTACCTTTCAGTGTGACGTATGCGACGACGCGCAGATCCAGTCTGCCGCTGATCTGGTGAAAGAAAAATGGGGCGATCTGGATATTCTTGTGCATTCCGTGGCCTATGCCAATCGCGAAGACCTGGGCGGCCGTTTTGTGGACACCTCGCGCGAGGGCTTTCGCCTTGCGCTCGACGTTTCTGCCTACTCGCTCACCGGTGTTTGCCGCGCCTTTGAACCCCTGCTCCACGAGGGCTCCTCGGTGTTGACCATGACCTATCACGGCTCCACCCAGGTTATTCCCGGCTACAACGTCATGGGTGTTGCCAAGGCCGCTCTTGAAGCCTCGGTGCGCTATCTGGCGTGCGACTTTGGCACCAAGGGCATCCGCGTCAACGCCATCAGCGCTGGCCCTATCAAAACCCTTGCTGCCTCTGCTGTTTCCAGCATGAAAGACCTGTGCAACATTGTTGACCGCAATGCCCCCCTGCACCGCAACGTCACCACCGGCGACGTGGGTGGCACGGCCCTGTTCCTCGCCTCTGACCTCGCCCATGCGGTGACCGGTCAGGTGGTCTACGTAGACAGCGGTTTCAGCACCATCGGCGTGATGTCCTAG
- a CDS encoding phosphatase PAP2 family protein — MNSLNQNLFLLLNADANASAFSIWLGRALAEWPVPIALLLVALACYRQNDRRLFVGRTLFATALSMGLALVMRCTIYNPRPFVLGLGRMLIEHDATTSFPSFHATFLFSLALPLFAQRNTRGTALAILLMGLGIAWARVFVGVHYPFDMAGAFITSAIVAVIACAVFKPKTKYLAER; from the coding sequence ATGAATTCTTTGAACCAGAATCTGTTTTTACTGCTCAATGCTGATGCCAACGCCAGCGCCTTCAGCATATGGCTGGGCCGCGCTCTGGCGGAATGGCCCGTGCCCATCGCCCTGCTGCTTGTGGCACTTGCCTGCTACAGACAGAACGACCGCAGGCTTTTTGTGGGGCGCACCCTGTTTGCCACTGCGCTGTCCATGGGGCTTGCCCTTGTCATGCGCTGCACCATTTATAACCCCAGGCCATTTGTGCTGGGCCTTGGTCGCATGCTCATAGAGCACGATGCCACCACGTCCTTTCCCAGTTTTCACGCCACATTCCTGTTTTCGCTGGCTTTGCCGCTCTTTGCGCAAAGGAACACGCGCGGCACGGCTCTTGCCATCCTGTTGATGGGCCTTGGCATTGCCTGGGCAAGAGTGTTTGTGGGCGTGCACTACCCGTTTGATATGGCGGGCGCATTCATTACCTCGGCCATTGTTGCCGTCATTGCCTGCGCGGTGTTCAAGCCCAAGACCAAATACCTGGCCGAACGCTGA
- a CDS encoding RNA-binding protein, protein MATSIYVGNLSWSATQEGVESLFSSFGNVHSVNLISDRETGRARGFGFVEMDEADAINAIAALDGKEVDGRNLRVNKAEPKKPAARRW, encoded by the coding sequence ATGGCTACTTCTATTTATGTTGGTAATCTCTCCTGGTCTGCTACTCAGGAAGGCGTTGAATCACTGTTCAGCTCTTTTGGCAACGTGCATTCCGTCAACCTGATCTCTGACCGCGAAACCGGTCGCGCCCGTGGTTTTGGCTTTGTTGAAATGGACGAAGCCGACGCCATCAACGCCATCGCTGCCCTCGACGGCAAGGAAGTTGACGGCCGTAACCTGCGCGTGAACAAGGCCGAGCCCAAAAAGCCCGCCGCCCGTCGCTGGTAA